The Mycolicibacterium aurum genome segment CGTTGCCGCGGGCTGCTGGCAGAGCGCGAAAGCCGTCACCCGGGAGAACGCGCGGCAGGCCGCGAGCAGTGGCAGCTGCGGCAGTGGCAGCGGGAGCGCGTGCGGGACGTGCACGCTGTCCTGCGGACGCTAGCCGGGAATCCCGCTAATTGCGGCTGAGGTCGATCGGGTGGGTGGCCATCAGCGACAGCGGCATCGGCTGCCGGCGTAACACCCGGCCCCACAGGTCCACCTTGGGCTCTGACAGCACGTCAGTGGGCAACGCGGACAACACGATCCAGTCGTCACGCTCGATCTCGCCCTCAAGCTGACCGATGGTCCAACCCGAATAGCCGGCGAAAATCCGCACGCCCTCGATCATCGGTGCGATCGAATCAGGGTCGGCGTCCAGGTCGACCATCACCACCCGGCCCTGCACGTGCCGCAGGCCCGCGACACCGCCGGGGTCGATGCCCGCCCGCAGCGTCGCCAGACATAGTGCAGCATCACGCTTGACCGGGCCGCCGATGTACATGGTCTTGGGCTTGGTGGCCAGCTTCGCCCACTGCGGCAGCACGTTGTACACCGCGGTCTCACTGGCCCGGTTGAGCACCACGCCGAGGGTTCCGCCGTCGTTGTGTTCGACGACGTAGATGACGCTGCGCCGAAACGTCGGCTCGAGCAGATCGGTGTTGGCGAGAAGCAACGTGCCTGCACGCACCCGGGGAGCGGCGGGCGCGGCCCTGTCCTGGTAATCCTCCGGATCCTCGGACTGCGCCATCGGACCATCATGTCACCAGGACTGCTGGATCGTGGCGAACAAGCACGCCGCTGTTGGATATTTGTACTGTGGGGCGGGTCCCCAGACACCCGCACTTCGCACCCGAACTTCCCACCCGCCCCAGGACGTGACATCCGTGCCCGACGACCGCGTACCCCGTACGTTGTTGCGTTCGGTGCAGGCGCTACCCGATTTCCGCAGACTCCTCGAACTGCGGGCGGTCAGCCAGTTCGCCGACGGCCTGTTCCAGGCCGGTCTTGCCGGTGCGATCCTGTTCAACCCGGAACGCGAAGCGACGCCGGGCGCCATCGCCGCCGCGTTCGCCGTGCTGTTCCTGCCGTACTCGCTGCTCGGTCCGTTCGCGGGAGCTCTGCTGGACCGCTGGGACCGGCGGCTGGTGCTCGTCGGGGCCAACAGCGGCCGGCTGCTGGTGGTGATCGCGGTCGGCACGCTGCTGGCCTTCGGGGTGGGCGACATACCAATCCTGTTGAGCGCGTTGATCGCCAACGGCTTCACCCGCTTCGTCTCATCCGGATTGTCGGCCGCGCTTCCGCATGTCGTGCCGCGCGCGCAGGTGATCGCGATGAACTCCGTGGCCACCGCCACCGGTTCGATCGCGGCGTTCGCCGGCGCCATCTTCATGCTGCTGCCGCGGTGGCTGTGGGGCGCCGGTGACTCCGGCTCGGCCACCACCATCTTCCTGGTGACGGTGCCCGTCGCGGCGGCCTTGCTGTTCTCGATGCGGTTCCGGCCCCGACTGCTGGGCCCCGACGACAGCGCCCGCGCCATCCACGGCTCCGTCGTCTACGCGGTGGCCACCGGATGGTTGCACGGCGCACGAACCGCGCTGGCGATCCCGACGGTCTCCGCCACGCTGGCCGGACTGGCCGCGCACCGCATGGTGTTCGGCATCAACACACTGCTGGTGCTGGTGATGGTGCGCCACACCGAAGCGGCAACGGTGGCCGGATTCGGTACGACCGTGCTGTTCGTCTCCGCGGGCGGTGCCGGGCAGTTCCTGGCGACCGTCCTGACGCCGGTCGCGGTGAAACGCTGGGGCCGCTACGCCACGCCCAACGCCGCGCTGGCATTCGCGGCCGTGGTGCAGCTGTGCGGGGCGACCCTTCACCTCCCGGTCATGATCGTGTGCGGATTCCTGCTCGGCGCCGCGGGTCAGGTGGTCAAGCTGTGCGCCGACACCGCGATGCAGATGGACGTCGACGACGCGCTGCGCGGACACCTCTTCACGGTGCAGGACTCGCTGTTCTGGATGGCGTTCATCCTGGCGATCTCCGGGGCGGCGGTCGTCATTCCGTCGGACGGCCACGCCCCCCTGCTCGCCCTCGCAGGCACCGGTCTCTACCTGGCGGGGCTGGCCGTGCACGCCGGCGTCGGTCGGCGGGGCCGCCCGCGCGGATAAGGTGGGCGCCATGGCCGGAGCAGCCCCGATGGTCGCCGATCTGCGCGCCGAGAGCGACGATCTCGATGCGCTGGTGGCTGCCCTCCCACCCGAGCAGTGGG includes the following:
- a CDS encoding MFS transporter, whose product is MPDDRVPRTLLRSVQALPDFRRLLELRAVSQFADGLFQAGLAGAILFNPEREATPGAIAAAFAVLFLPYSLLGPFAGALLDRWDRRLVLVGANSGRLLVVIAVGTLLAFGVGDIPILLSALIANGFTRFVSSGLSAALPHVVPRAQVIAMNSVATATGSIAAFAGAIFMLLPRWLWGAGDSGSATTIFLVTVPVAAALLFSMRFRPRLLGPDDSARAIHGSVVYAVATGWLHGARTALAIPTVSATLAGLAAHRMVFGINTLLVLVMVRHTEAATVAGFGTTVLFVSAGGAGQFLATVLTPVAVKRWGRYATPNAALAFAAVVQLCGATLHLPVMIVCGFLLGAAGQVVKLCADTAMQMDVDDALRGHLFTVQDSLFWMAFILAISGAAVVIPSDGHAPLLALAGTGLYLAGLAVHAGVGRRGRPRG
- a CDS encoding YqgE/AlgH family protein; the protein is MAQSEDPEDYQDRAAPAAPRVRAGTLLLANTDLLEPTFRRSVIYVVEHNDGGTLGVVLNRASETAVYNVLPQWAKLATKPKTMYIGGPVKRDAALCLATLRAGIDPGGVAGLRHVQGRVVMVDLDADPDSIAPMIEGVRIFAGYSGWTIGQLEGEIERDDWIVLSALPTDVLSEPKVDLWGRVLRRQPMPLSLMATHPIDLSRN